GAGCGGCGGGCGGGAGTGGCGCGGCGGGATCACCAAGGCGGGGAATAGTCACTGCCGGCACGTCCTGGTCCAGGCGGCGTGGAGCTACCGCCATCGGCCGAAAGTGGCGGCGGCGCTTCGGGCCCGTCAGCGGCACCAACCGGCGTCGATAGTGGCCCACGCTTGGAAAGCGCAGCAGCGGTTGCACACGCTGTTCCAGCATCTCAGTTACCGGAAGGAGACGAAGATCGCGGCCGTGGCGGTCGCGCGGGAGCTGGTCGGGTTTCTCTGGGCGGTGATGCAGGACGTCCCCGGTCCGACGACGGGCGCCGCCTGACCGGACGAGGGAGAGAGAGAGAGA
Above is a window of Candidatus Hydrogenedentota bacterium DNA encoding:
- a CDS encoding transposase, producing the protein SGGREWRGGITKAGNSHCRHVLVQAAWSYRHRPKVAAALRARQRHQPASIVAHAWKAQQRLHTLFQHLSYRKETKIAAVAVARELVGFLWAVMQDVPGPTTGAA